From a region of the Triticum aestivum cultivar Chinese Spring chromosome 7D, IWGSC CS RefSeq v2.1, whole genome shotgun sequence genome:
- the LOC123167092 gene encoding jasmonate-induced oxygenase 4 — protein sequence MENCCVQKLASALGTPDVPTRYVVRGHQDQQLTTTVVAPVPVINLSLLSKQDGGAADEAAKLRSAIDSWGLFLISNHGVDAAVMDGMMAACREFFRQPLEEKQRQSNLIGDDQYEGYGNYEGYGNDQVSSPDETLDWTDRLYLKVEPEDERRIALWPAHPEGFRDVLHEFTKKCGAVKDNVLRAMAKLLELDDNDYFVDQLVEKPFTNARCSYYPVCPRPELVFGLTPHSDGTVVAVLMVDDSVGGLQVLRDGVWWDVPIVPHTLLMIIGDQMEIMSNGIFRSPVHRVMTNAKKERISVVLDYSVDPEKEIEPSAQLVNEKRPALYRKVKVKDYIVAHYTHFSQGKEVVMGKLKI from the exons ATGGAGAACTGCTGTGTGCAAAAGCTGGCCAGCGCCCTCGGGACGCCCGACGTGCCCACCCGGTACGTCGTGCGCGGGCACCAGGACCAGCAGCTCACCACGACGGTCGTAGCGCCGGTCCCTGTCATCAACCTCAGCCTCCTTTCCAAGCAGGACGGAGGCGCTGCTGATGAGGCGGCGAAGCTCCGCTCAGCTATCGATTCCTGGGGCCTCTTCCTG ATCAGTAACCACGGCGTAGACGCGGCGGTGATGGACGGCATGATGGCCGCGTGCAGGGAGTTTTTCCGGCAGCCGCTTGAAGAGAAGCAGAGGCAAAGCAACCTGATCGGAGATGATCAGTACGAGGGGTACGGGAACTACGAGGGGTATGGGAACGACCAGGTGTCCTCGCCGGACGAGACCCTAGACTGGACTGACCGTCTCTACCTCAAGGTGGAGCCCGAGGATGAGCGGCGCATTGCCCTCTGGCCAGCGCATCCCGAAGGCTTCAG GGATGTTCTGCACGAGTTCACGAAGAAATGTGGGGCAGTGAAGGACAATGTGCTCCGGGCAATGGCGAAGCTGCTGGAGCTTGACGACAACGACTACTTCGTGGACCAGCTTGTGGAGAAGCCTTTCACTAACGCTCGATGCAGTTACTACCCGGTGTGTCCGAGGCCGGAGCTCGTGTTCGGCCTCACGCCCCACTCTGATGGAACCGTTGTTGCTGTCCTCATGGTTGATGACAGCGTTGGTGGCCTGCAAGTTCTCAGAGATGGGGTCTGGTGGGATGTACCAATCGTACCTCACACACTGCTGATGATTATAGGTGATCAAATGGAG ATAATGAGCAATGGGATCTTTAGGAGCCCTGTGCATAGGGTTATGACAAACGCAAAGAAAGAGAGGATATCGGTGGTTCTAGACTACTCTGTTGATCCTGAGAAAGAAATCGAGCCATCGGCTCAACTGGTCAATGAGAAGAGACCAGCCTTGTACAGAAAAGTGAAGGTCAAAGACTACATTGTGGCACATTACACTCATTTTTCTCAAGGGAAAGAAGTTGTTATGGGTAAACTAAAGATATAA